The Sphingopyxis sp. BE259 nucleotide sequence TAGGGGGTGATCAAGATGGACGCAAATCGCCAAGCCGCCGCGCTCGACGCGCTAGAAGCACTGGTCGGTGCCGATGGGGTAACGCGCGATCCGGCGGCGCTCGCACCCTTCCATTCCGGAGTCGCCCTGCCCCTGGGTATCATCGCGCCGCGCGACACCGAGCAACTTGCCAAGGTCCTCGCGGTGGCGAGCGAGGCCGGAGCGGCGCTTCAACCTGTGTGCCGCGCGGTCGCAGGTCAGGAGGTGGCGGCACGCGACAAGATCATATTGCTCGATCTTGGCCGCATGAATGAGATTCTCGAGATCAATGAGAACTTGGCTTACTGCCTCGTCGAGCCAGGCGTCACCTTTCGGCAACTCTCCGAACAGATAGGCGAGCGGGGGCTCAAGCTCTGGGTCGATTGCCCGGGTGAGCCCGACGAATCGGTGGCGAGCGCCTTTCTGAAGCGGCGCGTGGGCTATACCCCATATGCCGATCATTATCTTATGCAATGCGGGCTTGAGTTGATGCTGGCCGACGGCCGCAGTGTCCGGACAGGGATGGGTGCTATGCCCAAGAGTACCTGCTGGCAGCTCTTCAAATTTGGTTACGGGCCCTGGATCGACGGGCTCTTCACACAATCCGATCTTGGCGTCGTGACCAAGCTCGGCCTCTGGCTCATGCCCCAGCCCCCGGCAGCGCAATCCTTTGCTGTCACGGTGCCGGACGAAGACGATCTTGGCAAACTTCTCGATGTACTGGGCCCGCTCAAGACCAATATGGTCGTCCCCAATGGCGTGGCGGTGGCAAATGCGCTGCACGAAGCAGCGCGTTCGGGCAAGGTACGCCGCGACTTCGGCGGCACCGGCCCAATGTCCGCCGGCGAGGTTCGAAAAGCCGGGGAGTCGATCGGGCTTGGCTACTGGACTCTTTACGGCTCGCTTTACGGGCTCCCCGACAATGTTCGCATCGCTTGGTCGATGGTCCAGGACGCGTTCGCATCGATCAAAGGCTCGCGGGTGCTGGCCGCTCCCGCAGCCGGGATGGAAGGACTGTGGGCGTGGCGAAAAGGCATGATGCTTGGTTCGGTCGGTAATGCACTTGGCCGCCCTTCGGCCTGGGCCGGAGGATCCTCTCTCGACATCGGCCCCATCAGCCCGGTTGATGGCAAGGAAGGGCTTCGCCTTTATGACTTGTCGCGCGATATTTCCGGCCGGCACGGTTTCGATTTTGTCGGAGAAACGAATGCCGTCTGGCGCTCTGCCCAGCATCGGCAGTATTTGTGCTTCGATGGCAGTCCCGCGGGCAGTAAACGGGCGAGAGACTGCGCTATCGAGCTGATCGATGCGCAGGCAGGTGCCGGATTTGGACAGACGCACGTCGAGCCGGCGCTCGCCGCCTCTGCTAGGGCGACCTATGAAAGCGGCGCGATAACTCAACTGCACGCGCGCGTGAAACGCGCGCTCGATCCCGCGAACCTCTTTCTGTCGGCCTGACCTCAAACAAGGGAATCGAAAGCATGAAGATGGGATTGCTGGCGGTCGCTCTGCTGATGCTAACCGCTTGTTCGAAATCGTCAGATGCGGACAAACCGGACGGTGCAGAATTATATGCCCTGAACTGCGCGGGTTGTCACGACCCGGGCCCGGGTCATCCCGCCACTATGCTGCTTGAAGAGATGGAGCGACCCGTTGCGCCCCTCATTGGCCGCAAGGACCTCGACAAGGACTATGTCCACTCGGTCGTCCGAAACGGGCTGATCGAAATGCCGCCATTCCGCCCAACCGAGCTGACAGACGCCGATGTGGATCTTGTATTCACCTACATCAAGACGGCAAAGGGTCCTTCGAACGCTCCTTGACGACGAGGCGCGCAAGGCTTTGCAAGGCATCGGCAGCGTCAGTCTCGTTAACGATCCGCGTATAGGCCGTCAGACTGAGGTTTGCGGCGTTCATTCGGTCCGCGCAGCTCTCAGCTCCAAGCGCACTCGCCGCGCTGATTAGCAGGTGCTGCGCCAGCCGTTCCCCTTCGAGTTCGGCCATCTTTACGAGGCGCCGGACACGCTGCGCCTTGGCAGCCGAGGCCCCGCTGGTACTGGCGGGAGCTTTCAGCCACCGGCGGGCCTGACGCAGTGGCCCGATGACTTCTGAATTTGTCGCCTCAATTTCTGCGAGGAGAAAACGCAATTCCGTCTCGCTAAGCACGATCGACCGCAGCTGCGCTAACCAGCAGCACAGAAGCAGGAGGTTGACATCGAAGCCATGGTCGTCCTGCAAGCTGAGGCAAATATCCGCTACACCGGGCTGCGCATAAGCTGATACCGAGAAACGCCAGAAGGTGTCGGGATCGAGTGGCTTCACGTCCTGCCCCCGAAATCCCCTCGCATGCCAGCGCCCGGGAGGCTCCCGTTTATGGCGATCGCACCAAGCGGGTCAGGAATCCCCACGCATCTCCTCCGGCTGCCAGCCCATTGCGTTGCTGGCTTTGAGAGCGGCGGCCTGGACTTTGTCGATATTGCTCTGGCAAAAGAATTTTTCGTCGGTCATCCGGCCAAGTACGCCAATCACCGCGATCAGCTTTTCCTGCATGTCGAATACCGGGACTGAAATGGCAGCGAGCCCCGGTACCACTTGGCCGTCCACCTTGGCGTAGCCTTGCCTCCGGATCTCCGTCAGCATAGCTTGCAGCTCGATTTCATCGATGGACGTCCGCGCAGCGCGCTCACGTTCAAGCAGCCGCTTATAGGCAGGGAGTGGCTGGAAAGCCATGAAAACTAGCCCTGCAGACGAATGCTGAATGGGAAGGACCGATCCGACGTGCAAAGACGTCGCAATTGGAACGCCGCCATCGAGCCAACGGATGATCGTCGGCCCATAGTCACCCCATATCGAGAGCAGACCAGTGGTCTCGAGATCATCCGCAAGCTGCCGCAGATAGGCGGTGGTGATGCGAATAACGTCGAGCCTCGACAAGGCCGAGAGTCCGATCTTGAGGGCGGTTGGACCGAGAGAATAGCGACCGTCCGCAGGCTCCTGCTGGACCAGCCCAGTATTAATGTAGGCCTGGAGATATCGGTGCGCCTGGCTGCGCGACATCTCGGCTCCCGCGGCGATATCGCGAAGGGGTGCGCAGCCGCCGGGACAAGATATCAGCGCTTCGAGCACGCGGACCCCAGTCTCTACCGACTGGATACTCTTGCGAGGCTTTTGCGCAACATCGCGCGGCGATTTGGAAGAGGCGGACATATCGGAGTGATCGTCTTCAAGCTCTGTCACTCTCACGCTTTTTGCCTGACGTTCCAAACTTCTTCCATTCTCTTATTTTGTCCCTTTTGCAGGGATACGAGGGTTCTAGGAAGCAACAACAGATACAATTCATATCTCAAGATGCAAAGTCGTTTCTTGTGCAACTGCCCGCGCGGCATTCCTATGCAATGGCAGATTGCGCCCTGTTGCCAGCCATTCGCGCGTATCCGCTCTCCTGCCGTGTGCCAGTGTCCGCCGGCAAATCGAACGTGAAAATTAGCGCGGCGAGGATGCAGCCTCGACGGCCACAGTTTCGACGCGGCCTGCTGCTGGCGGCTCGTCCTCGCGGCGTGTCGCCATGAACACCCCTGCACCGACAAGTGCCGCGCCCGCAATGTGAAAGGGAGCGAGATGTTCTCCAAGCAGGAGAATTGCAAGCGCAACCCCAAAGACTGGGGGCAGATTCATATAGATACTCGCGCGAGCGACACCGATCAAATCCACTGAACGGTTGAAAAAGAAATATGCAAGGAGCGAAGGGAAAATTCCGACATAAAGGATGGCGAGCGGAACCTCAATCCTCGCCGCCATATAATGGCCGTGCGCAATCTCCAGAAGATACGGGATGGCAATGCTTGCGGCCCCGACCGCGAACAGCGTTACGAGAAAGCTGAGCTGATGTATGGCGGGTTTCTTCCGCAAAAGGGTCGAGTAGAGCGAGTAGAGAAAAACGCCGAAAAGGGCGGCGGCATCTCCGCGGTTGAACGTCATGGCCAGAATATTGGCTAGGCTTCCTTGCGCGACGATGACGAGCAAACCGGCCAGTGATACGAGCGTGCCTGCCAACTGACCGATCGTAATTCGGTCTCGAAAGATCACTGTCGAAAGCAGGAGTATCATCGAAGGCATGGCGCCCTGCATCATCAGGTTATTCGTCGCCGTTGTATATTGAAGGCCCCAATAAACCACGAGGGCGAACGCTCCGATCCCAAGCGTTCCGAGAAACGACAGCATTTTCCAATTCTGCAGAATTGCGCGACGATCCGCGACAAGATGCGGCCAAGCGAAAAGTAAGCCTACCCCCATTGCTACGACCCATCGCCAAAAGGCCATGCCGAGGGGGGTAACGAGGTGGTGAACTGCGCGCGCAACAATGGGGTTGAGGGCCCAAAAAAGCGAGGCTGCACAAAGCAATAAGCCAGCAGAACCCCAGGCTCGCTGAAATATTGGAAATCGATGCGTCAATGGATGCCCCTTTTGGTCAGTTTGCCGATCTGGTGCGCCGCCCTGCGCTTCTTCTGGCTCGCAAAATTTGGCTTGAACCATGATCCGATCTGCGTCATCGCGTTGCACATAGTGCATCACATTTTTCTAAATGCAATAAGGAAGCGCATAAGGTGGCGCTCGCTGGAGGGGCACCATGACCCGAATGTTAGAAGGAATTCGGATTCTTGACCTCAGTCGGGTCCTTGCTGGACCTTGGGCAACGCAGCTCATGGCCGATTTGGGCGCCACAGTTATCAAGGTCGAACGCCCGCTCGAAGGGGACGACACGCGTCGTTGGGGGCCGCCTTGGCTTTATGCCGGCGGAGAGGCAACGTCTGCCTATTATCTGTGCGCAAATCGGGGAAAGGAAGCGATTGCCGTCGATTTCACCGACGCCGAGGGACAGCAGATTATTCGAGATTTGGCGGCCGGTTGCGACGTTGTCGTTGAGAATTTCAAAGTCGGGACGCTCAAGCGCTACGGGCTCGACGCTGCGAGGCTGCGAGAGGCCAACCCGGCCCTGGTCTATTGTTCCGTGACGGGCTTTGGCCAAGACGGCCCCTATAGCGGCCGGCCCGGTTATGATTTTATCGCGCAGGGCATGGGCGGATTAATGAGCGTCACGGGTTCGCAGGAAAGTGGCCCGATGAAGACGGGCGTTGCCCTGTCTGACATCATGACGGGTCTCTACTCGGCGATCGCGATCCTGGCAGCTCTTGTCCGGCGGGGAAATACCGGCGAGGGCGCTCATCTCGACGTGTCGTTGCTCGATGTCACCGTTGCCACCCTTGCAAATCAAGCCTTTAACTTTTTCGCCACGGGGGAGAATCCGCCCCGTTATGGCAACGCTCACCCCAACATCGTGCCATACCAGTCTTTCCCGACAGCCGACCGCGGGATCAATCTCGCAATCGGGAACGACTCTCAGTTTCGTCGGCTGTGCGACGCAATTGGGCGGAGTGACCTTGCTGACGACCCACGCTTTGGCACCAATGGTTCGCGGGCCGGAAACAAACAGGCGCTGGAAGATGAGTTGGCGCCGATCTTTGTAGGCGCGGGCGCAGCTTCATGGATAGAACGGCTCGACGCCGCCGATGTCCCGGCTGGTCCGATCAATGAAATTTCGGACGTCTTTAAGGACGCTCATGTTCTGCACCGTGGAATGAAGATTTCGCTCAACCACAAGGAATTGGGTGATCTTCCAGGCATAGCCAGCCCCATCAAAGTCGATGGCGAGCGCGCGGTTGCCTCCACACCACCACCGCTCTTGGGCGAGAATACTGATTCCGTTCTGCGGAGAGAGCTCGGACTGGGCGACTTAGAAGTAGTGGGGCTAAAGACAAGAGGAGTAATAGGGTGATCCTCATCGACCGCACCGAGCGACGATGGAGCCTCCGATCATGCCCTTCCTCACCATGCTCTCATGAATATTAGTTAGGCGGCGGCGCGATGTTTTCGCAGGCCCGCCAACGCCGACGAGGCGACCGCGCCGATGTGTGATTCTGCCAGCCCGCGCGCGCGGGCAGGAGATTTGGAAGCGATCGCCTCAATGATTTCATCATGTTCACGTGCGGTATCGGCCATGAAATGATTGAAACCACCGGCTTGGTTGATGAAGAAATCAGACATGTCAAAATTGCTGTTCTGCCGCGCGTCGAGAAAGGGCGACTGAGCCATATCGTGGATGAGCTGATGGAAGGCACGGTTGAGTTCGCAATAAATTACCGCGCTGCGCGGCTCGTCAAAGTCGATCGTGAGAATACGTGCTTGCAGCGCGCGCAAATCGCGCGTTTGCGAATCGGTCCGACGCGCTGCCGCCAGTTCCGTCAGCAGTCCCTCGAGCCTTTCAAACATGATATAGAAATCTGCGATCTGGTCATAGCTTGGATTTATCACCTCGCAACCGACCTGCGGAATTATGCGAACAAATCCTTCCGAACTCAAACGGTTGAGCGCGGCCATGATCGGCTGGCGGCTCGCTCCGGTATCGCTCACAAGATCCTTGACCGACAGCCGCTGGCCAAAATTATATTGCGCGCCAACCATTCGGCTAACGAGAAGATCGTAAATTTCATCCTTCTTGTTCACTCGAATTGTCTCCAACTTTGGCGCTGCTACGCACGCCGCGAATATCCCCCTTGATTCAGCAAGAACGCAAGAGTCAGTCGTTGGCGAACGGATCCGGCTGCAAGAGCTGTTCGCAACGGAAATCGACAGATTCACTCTGCATATTTTGTTCGGCGCAATCGATCGTGGACAGCAAGTCTTTTTATAAGCGCTTACCATGCGCGATCACGCGCCATATTCGCCAAACGAATGATCGCCGCCAGATGATCGTTCCAACTCTTCATTGCTTCGCGCTTCTCGTCCTTCCAGTCGTGGCGCTGGTAGATACCGGCGACGCCCGCGCGGGAACCTCCGACGTGATTGAGCACAGCTTCGGTCACTTCAAATCGAACGCCTAGCCGTTGAAACCCGGTTGCAAGAGTTCGTCTCAAGTCATGCAGTCGCCAGTCCGGTAACGGTTCGCGGCCGTCTTGCGACATAAGCAGGTCGAGCTTGATCTTGCCTTTGCTATATCCGGTGAACCTTCCGCCCCTGGAGGTCGTGAACATCCTGCCGCTACGCGGCCAGATAGCCGACCCGGCAACCTCGTCGAGGATCGCAACTGCAAGTTCGTTGAGCGGAATTCGGTTGGGCTCGCCATTCTTTGCCCGTTCGCCGGGCAGGGTCCATAGGAGATCTTTACGGTTGAGTTCCTCCCAACGCAGCGACGAAACCTCCTCTCGTCGCTGACCGGTGACGATCAGAAGGCGGATGATGGGTCCGAAACAGGAATGCGTGTTTGGCGCCGCCATCCAGATGCGGCCAAGCTCCTCGTCTGAAAGCCAGCGATCGCGAGGTTTGACCGGGGGCGGGGTTTCCATGCCTTCCATCGGACTCCGATCGATATCTCCCCGGCTGACGGCCCAGCGCAAAAGGCGGCGCAAAACAGCGAAGACGTTACGGATATTTGCGATCTGCGCGCGCGGCATGCGGTCGAAGACGGCAACGATGTCGATTCGCGTAAGATTGGGAAGGGGCTTTGATCCCAAGACCGGCTTTACATGCAGCTCGAGGCTGCGCTTGACGAGGCGCCTCCAGCCTTCTCCAACGCAGGCCTCAGCGAAGCGATCAGAGTAATTATCGAAGGCTAGATCGACCGACTCTCGCCGTCGTTGCCGCTCTGCTTCGCCTGGATCGATTCCCTGGGCGATCAGAATAGCCAGTCGCTCCGCTTCGGCTCTGGCGGTGGCT carries:
- a CDS encoding CaiB/BaiF CoA-transferase family protein, whose amino-acid sequence is MTRMLEGIRILDLSRVLAGPWATQLMADLGATVIKVERPLEGDDTRRWGPPWLYAGGEATSAYYLCANRGKEAIAVDFTDAEGQQIIRDLAAGCDVVVENFKVGTLKRYGLDAARLREANPALVYCSVTGFGQDGPYSGRPGYDFIAQGMGGLMSVTGSQESGPMKTGVALSDIMTGLYSAIAILAALVRRGNTGEGAHLDVSLLDVTVATLANQAFNFFATGENPPRYGNAHPNIVPYQSFPTADRGINLAIGNDSQFRRLCDAIGRSDLADDPRFGTNGSRAGNKQALEDELAPIFVGAGAASWIERLDAADVPAGPINEISDVFKDAHVLHRGMKISLNHKELGDLPGIASPIKVDGERAVASTPPPLLGENTDSVLRRELGLGDLEVVGLKTRGVIG
- a CDS encoding DMT family transporter, with the translated sequence MHYVQRDDADRIMVQAKFCEPEEAQGGAPDRQTDQKGHPLTHRFPIFQRAWGSAGLLLCAASLFWALNPIVARAVHHLVTPLGMAFWRWVVAMGVGLLFAWPHLVADRRAILQNWKMLSFLGTLGIGAFALVVYWGLQYTTATNNLMMQGAMPSMILLLSTVIFRDRITIGQLAGTLVSLAGLLVIVAQGSLANILAMTFNRGDAAALFGVFLYSLYSTLLRKKPAIHQLSFLVTLFAVGAASIAIPYLLEIAHGHYMAARIEVPLAILYVGIFPSLLAYFFFNRSVDLIGVARASIYMNLPPVFGVALAILLLGEHLAPFHIAGAALVGAGVFMATRREDEPPAAGRVETVAVEAASSPR
- a CDS encoding GntR family transcriptional regulator, with the protein product MNKKDEIYDLLVSRMVGAQYNFGQRLSVKDLVSDTGASRQPIMAALNRLSSEGFVRIIPQVGCEVINPSYDQIADFYIMFERLEGLLTELAAARRTDSQTRDLRALQARILTIDFDEPRSAVIYCELNRAFHQLIHDMAQSPFLDARQNSNFDMSDFFINQAGGFNHFMADTAREHDEIIEAIASKSPARARGLAESHIGAVASSALAGLRKHRAAA
- a CDS encoding IclR family transcriptional regulator: MERQAKSVRVTELEDDHSDMSASSKSPRDVAQKPRKSIQSVETGVRVLEALISCPGGCAPLRDIAAGAEMSRSQAHRYLQAYINTGLVQQEPADGRYSLGPTALKIGLSALSRLDVIRITTAYLRQLADDLETTGLLSIWGDYGPTIIRWLDGGVPIATSLHVGSVLPIQHSSAGLVFMAFQPLPAYKRLLERERAARTSIDEIELQAMLTEIRRQGYAKVDGQVVPGLAAISVPVFDMQEKLIAVIGVLGRMTDEKFFCQSNIDKVQAAALKASNAMGWQPEEMRGDS
- a CDS encoding FAD-binding oxidoreductase is translated as MDANRQAAALDALEALVGADGVTRDPAALAPFHSGVALPLGIIAPRDTEQLAKVLAVASEAGAALQPVCRAVAGQEVAARDKIILLDLGRMNEILEINENLAYCLVEPGVTFRQLSEQIGERGLKLWVDCPGEPDESVASAFLKRRVGYTPYADHYLMQCGLELMLADGRSVRTGMGAMPKSTCWQLFKFGYGPWIDGLFTQSDLGVVTKLGLWLMPQPPAAQSFAVTVPDEDDLGKLLDVLGPLKTNMVVPNGVAVANALHEAARSGKVRRDFGGTGPMSAGEVRKAGESIGLGYWTLYGSLYGLPDNVRIAWSMVQDAFASIKGSRVLAAPAAGMEGLWAWRKGMMLGSVGNALGRPSAWAGGSSLDIGPISPVDGKEGLRLYDLSRDISGRHGFDFVGETNAVWRSAQHRQYLCFDGSPAGSKRARDCAIELIDAQAGAGFGQTHVEPALAASARATYESGAITQLHARVKRALDPANLFLSA
- a CDS encoding cytochrome c: MKMGLLAVALLMLTACSKSSDADKPDGAELYALNCAGCHDPGPGHPATMLLEEMERPVAPLIGRKDLDKDYVHSVVRNGLIEMPPFRPTELTDADVDLVFTYIKTAKGPSNAP
- a CDS encoding TIGR02444 family protein; the protein is MKPLDPDTFWRFSVSAYAQPGVADICLSLQDDHGFDVNLLLLCCWLAQLRSIVLSETELRFLLAEIEATNSEVIGPLRQARRWLKAPASTSGASAAKAQRVRRLVKMAELEGERLAQHLLISAASALGAESCADRMNAANLSLTAYTRIVNETDAADALQSLARLVVKERSKDPLPS
- a CDS encoding site-specific integrase, which codes for MLSFPQLRGNFRHGDCRVIAGNAVLGDQFMASGKITKRSVDALISSGQHDILWDDSIKGFGAKRTKAGAVSYVLQFRMGGRESKTRRYTIGSHGSPWTPATARAEAERLAILIAQGIDPGEAERQRRRESVDLAFDNYSDRFAEACVGEGWRRLVKRSLELHVKPVLGSKPLPNLTRIDIVAVFDRMPRAQIANIRNVFAVLRRLLRWAVSRGDIDRSPMEGMETPPPVKPRDRWLSDEELGRIWMAAPNTHSCFGPIIRLLIVTGQRREEVSSLRWEELNRKDLLWTLPGERAKNGEPNRIPLNELAVAILDEVAGSAIWPRSGRMFTTSRGGRFTGYSKGKIKLDLLMSQDGREPLPDWRLHDLRRTLATGFQRLGVRFEVTEAVLNHVGGSRAGVAGIYQRHDWKDEKREAMKSWNDHLAAIIRLANMARDRAW